From the Inediibacterium massiliense genome, the window GTTTTACACATAGTATGCTAAATAAAACTGCAAAAACAGACATAATAAGAGCTTGATAACCAAGCTTAAAAAAAGACGATAAAACCTTTTCATCTACACCGATTCGAATTCCCATAATAAAAAGTAAAAACAGAAGGCATAAGTTCTGAATAAAATTTAATTTACTAGTTAATTTTTCAGACAAATGACCCTTAAAACCTATCAAAGCTCCAATTCCTAAAATAAATAAGTAGAGTAGTAATCTTGTTACCATTACTTTGCCCCCCTTTAGATTAGTAAAATATTACCTTACCTTCTTCAAGATAACATAGTTTTATATAGATAACAAGCGTTTTCCTAACAAATAGAATAATTAGAAAATACGAAAAATAAAGATAATTCTTCGAAAAATAAATTAAGTAAATATTTTTCATAATACATTAGGAAAAATATTTACTTGCTAAAATTGCATATCATTTGGTAATTTACGTTATTTTTAATAATGATTATAAATTAATTATAATATTTTATTTTTTTAATATCTCTAATTTGGGGATAAGTAGTTAATAAATGATTTAAAAATAATAATAGTTCCTTGGGTTTACCAATAAAACAAATTCTATTTTGAGATGTAAATTTTAACATATTTCATATCCCCTTCCTAATATGAGTATAAAAAATAGGACTATATACCTATTTTTATACTGATTATATCATTTTTTTATTTGAATTTCACGAAAAATGTCAAATTTTAAGAAAAAATAAAAATAGAATGAATAAAATGAAAATGCAAGGAATTTTAATAGAAATATGAGAAATTTTTGTATATGAATCACACCTATAGCCATCTATGTAAAAAGTAAATTATGATATAATATTAAGATAAAGTGAGGGAGTGAAAGCATGGGAATTTGTTGTGTTTTTGGAAGAAGTGGAGTAGGAAAAACCCATTTTGTACTTGAAGATATAAAAAAACATATAGAAAATACAAATCAAACTTTAATTTTAATTGTTCCAGAGCAATTTACTCTACAAGCAGAAAGAGATTTGATTGAAAAATTAGATCTTCCAGGAATTATGCATATTGAAGTTTTGAGCTTTACAAGGCTTGCCCATAAAGTTTTAAATGAGGTAGGAGGAATTACTAGAGTTCATATTAATGAACAAGGGAAAAATATGATTCTTAGAAAAATTATAGATGAAGGACAAAAAAATCTTACTATTTATCAAAATGTATCTACACAAGATGGATTTATTCCTATGTTTCATGAGCTTTTATGTGAACTGAAACAGCAAGATATTTCACCTATGGATTTGTTACTGGGAATTGATGATATGGATGAAAATGAAATATTATATTCTAAAATCAAAGATATTACTTATATTTATGAATGGTTTGAATCTTATTTAGAAGGGCGTTATATAGATAATGAAGATTATTTTAATTTATTAATTGAAAAGATGGACGAGGCAAAATTTTTAAAAGATGCTTATATTTGGATTGATGAGTTTGAGAGCTTTACCTCACAGACTTATAGAATTATAGAAAAATTAATGAAAATGGCTAAGGATTTTACAATTACTTTTTCTATGGACCCTTCTTCAAGGAAAGAAGATGGAGATTTGTTTAAAATATCAGAGATGACTTATGAAAAGAT encodes:
- a CDS encoding LysO family transporter, which encodes MVTRLLLYLFILGIGALIGFKGHLSEKLTSKLNFIQNLCLLFLLFIMGIRIGVDEKVLSSFFKLGYQALIMSVFAVLFSILCVKLVKGYVIKGVASQKNHKVKTMKKEAASHEF